A region from the Funiculus sociatus GB2-C1 genome encodes:
- a CDS encoding DUF1822 family protein, translating into DKSLREATLLGFTPTVPESGELPVGCLRSLEDLLLHIRQIGQTQSVKMRVNLSQWFENIFEPSWQSMEAVLGTQRANLALSLRSTPEASVERGKRIELGIELTDQSVILAVALTPENDKEMNILVEVRPTSGQIYLPPNLQLMALDEEGALLMEAQTRSSNNFIQLQFSGFPGECFTVKVALGNISVSENFVI; encoded by the coding sequence TGACAAATCGTTGAGAGAAGCAACGCTACTAGGATTTACCCCAACGGTTCCAGAAAGCGGTGAGTTACCTGTGGGCTGTTTGCGATCGCTCGAAGATTTGCTCTTACACATTCGTCAGATCGGCCAAACCCAATCGGTCAAGATGCGGGTAAACCTAAGTCAATGGTTTGAGAACATTTTTGAGCCAAGTTGGCAGTCAATGGAAGCAGTTTTAGGTACCCAACGGGCTAATCTAGCTCTGAGTCTTAGAAGCACTCCGGAAGCTAGTGTTGAGAGGGGTAAGCGGATCGAGTTGGGGATAGAACTGACTGACCAGTCAGTAATTTTAGCCGTCGCGCTTACTCCAGAAAATGATAAAGAAATGAACATATTGGTGGAGGTGCGTCCCACAAGCGGTCAAATCTATTTACCGCCAAATCTCCAACTGATGGCACTGGATGAGGAGGGTGCCCTGCTAATGGAAGCCCAAACGAGAAGCAGCAATAATTTCATTCAATTGCAATTTAGCGGTTTTCCGGGAGAATGTTTCACGGTCAAGGTAGCTTTGGGGAA